From Rhodovastum atsumiense, a single genomic window includes:
- a CDS encoding carboxymuconolactone decarboxylase family protein, with the protein MARIPYASRDAAPAADQALFDRLEALRGKPVENIFLAIANAPALCEGVLAMAMSLRHSTILDRQLRELAVLTVGLETSAEYEVAHHWNSAVKAGVTREKLERLHDFEDAPVFSDQERVVMRVARAVTRDGRLDDDLWQQLCAVLDEPQRLELVLTIAWYNCVVRILLPLEIDIEDWFRRL; encoded by the coding sequence ATGGCACGCATTCCCTACGCATCACGCGACGCTGCCCCCGCAGCCGATCAGGCCTTGTTCGATCGCCTGGAAGCGCTGCGCGGCAAGCCGGTCGAGAACATCTTCCTCGCGATCGCCAATGCGCCCGCCTTGTGCGAGGGCGTGCTGGCCATGGCCATGTCGCTGCGCCACAGCACCATTCTGGACCGGCAATTGCGGGAACTCGCCGTGCTCACCGTCGGCCTGGAAACCAGCGCGGAGTACGAGGTCGCGCATCACTGGAACAGCGCGGTCAAGGCCGGCGTCACGCGGGAGAAGCTGGAGCGACTGCACGACTTCGAAGACGCGCCCGTGTTCAGCGACCAGGAGCGCGTGGTGATGCGGGTCGCGCGCGCGGTCACGCGCGACGGGCGGCTCGATGATGACCTGTGGCAGCAACTCTGCGCCGTGCTTGACGAGCCGCAGCGCCTCGAACTCGTGCTGACCATCGCCTGGTACAACTGCGTGGTCCGCATCCTGCTGCCGCTCGAGATCGACATCGAG
- a CDS encoding polysaccharide deacetylase family protein, which produces MKRVTLTFDNGPTPGVTEAVLSILERNGLRGTFFMIGEKVSAPGGVALMHEVHRAGHWVANHTLTHSVALGDRPDAGYAVREIDEAQWRIAACATPAKLFRPYGNDGLLGPHLLSRAATAHLLRGRYTTILWNSVPGDWRDPDGWVERCVSQVRAQDWAVVVLHDIETGCLAGLPDLLRRLADEGVTFTQDFPDSVVLTRDGHPVSLDPAFIADAPTSHDITR; this is translated from the coding sequence ATGAAGCGGGTGACGCTCACCTTCGACAACGGCCCGACGCCGGGCGTGACGGAAGCCGTTCTGTCGATCCTGGAACGGAACGGCCTGCGCGGCACCTTCTTCATGATCGGCGAGAAAGTGAGCGCGCCCGGCGGCGTCGCGCTGATGCACGAGGTGCATCGGGCCGGCCACTGGGTGGCCAACCATACCCTGACACACAGCGTGGCCCTGGGCGACCGGCCGGATGCCGGGTACGCCGTGCGGGAGATCGACGAAGCCCAATGGCGGATCGCCGCCTGCGCCACCCCCGCGAAGCTGTTCCGCCCGTACGGCAATGACGGACTGCTCGGCCCGCATCTGCTGAGCCGCGCCGCCACCGCGCATCTGCTGCGCGGGCGCTACACCACCATCCTCTGGAACAGCGTCCCGGGCGACTGGCGGGACCCGGATGGCTGGGTCGAACGCTGCGTCTCGCAGGTACGGGCGCAGGACTGGGCGGTGGTCGTCCTGCACGACATCGAAACCGGCTGCCTCGCGGGGCTGCCGGACTTGCTGCGGCGACTGGCCGACGAAGGTGTCACCTTCACGCAGGACTTCCCCGACAGCGTGGTGCTGACACGCGACGGCCACCCCGTCAGCCTCGACCCCGCCTTCATCGCCGATGCCCCCACCTCTCACGACATCACCCGGTAG
- a CDS encoding LysR family transcriptional regulator, with product MAAPRQSDLLNDASVLSLRSFVAVVETQSFSSAARQLRLAPSSVTKHVQTLEDGLKLALLHRSTRRLRLTEAGERFYERCLAILGEIDTLAGVILRERELTGHLRVTAPPSFAMTVFGPNLHGFLQEHPGITVDLLVTSAAPDLVRDRVDVAIRIEEAPDTKLHHQLLAAAPRILCASPEYLGRRGVPRAPGELAGHVCLSARFSEAAETWTLRRGEEEHVVGLKSQLLCDNGDVLRHAALRGAGIGNFYRFHVHADLRTGGLVPVLPEFLPRPRNIYAVTPHRQLVRPQASAFIAFTRMVLDRQGA from the coding sequence ATGGCTGCGCCGCGGCAGAGCGACCTGCTCAACGACGCCAGCGTGCTCTCGCTGCGCAGCTTCGTGGCCGTCGTGGAGACCCAGAGCTTTTCCTCCGCCGCGCGGCAGTTGCGGCTGGCACCGTCCTCGGTGACGAAGCACGTCCAGACCCTGGAAGACGGGCTGAAGCTGGCGCTGCTGCACCGCTCCACCCGGCGCCTGCGGCTCACCGAGGCCGGCGAGCGCTTCTACGAACGATGCCTTGCCATCCTCGGGGAGATCGACACGCTCGCCGGCGTCATTCTGCGCGAGCGCGAGCTGACGGGGCATCTGCGGGTGACCGCGCCGCCGTCCTTCGCCATGACGGTGTTCGGGCCCAACCTGCATGGCTTCCTGCAGGAGCACCCGGGGATCACGGTGGACCTGCTGGTCACCAGCGCGGCGCCGGATCTCGTGCGCGATCGCGTCGATGTCGCCATCCGCATCGAGGAGGCGCCGGACACCAAGCTGCACCACCAGTTGCTCGCCGCGGCGCCGCGCATCCTGTGCGCTTCACCCGAGTATCTCGGCCGGCGCGGGGTGCCGCGGGCGCCGGGGGAACTCGCCGGCCATGTCTGCCTCTCGGCGCGGTTCTCGGAAGCGGCCGAGACCTGGACCTTGCGGCGGGGAGAGGAGGAGCATGTCGTCGGGCTGAAGAGCCAGTTGCTGTGCGACAATGGCGACGTGCTGCGCCATGCCGCGTTGCGCGGCGCGGGGATCGGCAATTTCTATCGCTTTCACGTCCATGCCGACCTGCGGACGGGGGGGCTCGTGCCGGTGCTGCCGGAATTCCTGCCGCGCCCGCGAAACATCTATGCCGTCACGCCGCACCGACAACTGGTGCGGCCGCAGGCGAGCGCCTTCATCGCGTTCACGCGGATGGTGCTCGATCGGCAGGGGGCGTGA
- a CDS encoding TetR/AcrR family transcriptional regulator: MTTNSPRPRGRPRRFDPEQAVATAQRLFHARGYDAVSVADLTEALGINPPSFYAAFGSKAGLYARTLRRYTGTNGVPLAEILRPGRPVAEALAAVLEEAVRRYAADPAAAGCLAIEGTRCNDPEAREAARALTAAAEDTIRRFVAATHPKAAGRLADYVVTVMAGLSAMAREGHGLDRLLATAHLASQALVQALRA; encoded by the coding sequence ATGACTACAAATTCACCGCGCCCCCGCGGCCGCCCCCGCCGCTTCGACCCGGAACAGGCCGTCGCCACCGCCCAGCGCCTCTTTCACGCCCGCGGCTACGACGCCGTCAGCGTCGCCGACCTCACGGAAGCGCTCGGCATCAACCCGCCCAGCTTCTACGCCGCCTTCGGCAGCAAGGCCGGCCTCTACGCCCGCACCCTCCGCCGCTACACCGGCACCAACGGCGTCCCCCTGGCCGAGATCCTCCGCCCCGGCCGCCCCGTTGCCGAAGCTCTCGCCGCCGTGCTGGAGGAGGCCGTCCGCCGCTACGCCGCCGACCCTGCCGCCGCCGGCTGCCTCGCCATCGAGGGCACGCGCTGCAACGACCCCGAGGCGCGGGAGGCCGCCCGCGCCCTTACCGCCGCCGCCGAGGACACCATCCGCCGCTTCGTCGCAGCCACCCATCCGAAAGCGGCCGGGCGCCTGGCCGACTATGTCGTGACCGTGATGGCCGGCCTCTCCGCCATGGCCCGCGAGGGCCACGGCCTGGATCGCCTGCTCGCCACAGCCCACCTTGCCAGCCAGGCCCTCGTGCAAGCGCTCCGCGCCTGA
- the bdcA gene encoding SDR family oxidoreductase, protein MAGFQGKSVLVLGGSRGIGAAIVRRFAAEGAAVTFTYASSREVAERLAAETGATAVVTDSADRDAVIARVRESGPLDVLVVNAGVGAFGDPLEQDPDAVDRLIRINVNAPYHAAVEAARRMPEGGRIIVIGSVNGDRIPFPGLSAYAMSKSALQGMARGLARDFGPRGITVNVVQPGPIDTDLNPADGPMKDIQHAVMAIKRHGRPEDVAGMVAWLAGPEASFVTGAMHTIDGGFGA, encoded by the coding sequence ATGGCTGGTTTTCAGGGCAAGTCCGTTCTCGTGCTGGGCGGGAGCCGCGGGATCGGGGCGGCGATCGTGCGGCGCTTCGCCGCGGAGGGCGCGGCGGTGACCTTCACTTATGCCAGTTCAAGGGAGGTGGCGGAGCGGCTGGCGGCGGAGACGGGCGCCACGGCGGTGGTGACGGACAGCGCCGACCGGGATGCGGTGATCGCGCGGGTGCGGGAGAGCGGGCCGTTGGACGTGCTGGTGGTGAATGCGGGGGTTGGCGCCTTCGGTGATCCGCTGGAGCAGGACCCGGACGCGGTGGACCGGCTGATCCGCATCAACGTGAACGCGCCCTACCACGCCGCGGTGGAGGCGGCACGGCGGATGCCGGAGGGCGGGCGCATCATCGTGATCGGTTCCGTCAACGGGGACCGGATTCCCTTCCCGGGCCTGTCGGCCTACGCGATGAGCAAGTCGGCGCTGCAGGGGATGGCGCGGGGGCTGGCGCGGGACTTCGGGCCGCGCGGGATCACGGTGAACGTGGTGCAGCCCGGGCCCATCGACACGGATCTGAACCCGGCGGACGGGCCGATGAAGGACATCCAGCACGCCGTCATGGCCATCAAGCGTCACGGGCGGCCGGAGGATGTGGCGGGGATGGTGGCCTGGCTGGCGGGGCCGGAGGCAAGCTTCGTGACCGGGGCGATGCACACGATCGACGGCGGCTTCGGCGCCTGA
- a CDS encoding ABC-F family ATP-binding cassette domain-containing protein — translation MSLLTLSDIVIRIAGRTLLDRADLTVDPGRRIGLVGRNGAGKSTLLKAIAGDLAIDGGEIRMAARARLGQVKQEAPEGDSPLLDIVLQGDRERLALLAEAETAEPHRLAEIHERLRAIGADSAPARAAAILAGLGFDAAAQARPIAEFSGGWRMRVALATALFAQPDLLLLDEPTNHLDLEATLWLETWLAKFPGAAIIVSHDRGLLDRCVHAIAHLDRGKITLTPGGFEEFVRIRTERAAQQAAMAVKVAAQRAHMQAYVDRFRFKASKARQAQARLKAIAKLPAIEAVVEDTPTRFEFPQPQQIAPPILALDRAAAGYDGRPVLRHLSLRVDMDDRIALLGANGNGKSTLAKLIAGRLDPLTGEVRRGPKLKVGYFAQHQTEELVPGQTPVDHMARALPRATETQVRSQLARFGLDADRAGTAISSLSGGEKARLLLALATRDAPQLLILDEPTNHLDIDAREALVRALADFEGAVLLITHDPHLVELVADRLWLVADGTVAPFEGDLDDYRALLAERARPANKTEAAPSRREDRRERAEARAATAPLRRRAKDAEARMAKLAAERAKIEAKLADPALYVPGRAVEVTAAQTRLAAIGRETEAAELEWLEAAEALEAAGS, via the coding sequence ATGAGCCTGCTGACCCTCAGCGACATCGTCATCCGCATCGCCGGCCGCACCTTGCTGGACCGCGCCGATCTCACCGTCGACCCGGGCCGCCGCATCGGGCTGGTCGGCCGCAACGGCGCCGGCAAGTCCACGCTGCTGAAGGCAATCGCGGGCGACCTCGCCATCGACGGTGGCGAGATCCGCATGGCTGCCCGCGCCCGCCTGGGCCAGGTGAAGCAGGAAGCCCCGGAGGGCGATTCGCCGCTGCTCGACATCGTGCTGCAGGGCGACCGCGAGCGCCTTGCCCTGCTTGCCGAGGCCGAAACCGCCGAGCCGCACCGCCTCGCCGAGATCCACGAGCGCCTGCGCGCCATCGGCGCCGACAGCGCCCCCGCCCGCGCCGCCGCGATCCTGGCCGGACTGGGCTTCGATGCCGCCGCCCAGGCCCGTCCGATCGCCGAGTTCTCCGGCGGCTGGCGGATGCGCGTGGCGCTGGCCACCGCGCTGTTCGCCCAACCGGACCTGCTGCTGCTGGACGAGCCGACCAACCATCTGGACCTGGAAGCCACGCTCTGGCTGGAAACCTGGCTGGCGAAGTTCCCGGGGGCGGCGATCATCGTCTCGCATGACCGTGGCCTGCTCGACCGCTGCGTGCATGCCATCGCCCATCTGGACCGGGGCAAAATCACCCTGACGCCCGGCGGCTTCGAGGAATTCGTCCGCATCCGCACCGAGCGGGCGGCGCAGCAGGCCGCCATGGCCGTCAAGGTCGCCGCCCAGCGCGCCCATATGCAGGCTTATGTCGATCGCTTCCGCTTCAAAGCCAGCAAGGCGCGGCAGGCCCAGGCGCGGCTGAAGGCGATCGCCAAATTGCCAGCGATCGAGGCGGTGGTCGAGGACACCCCCACCCGCTTCGAGTTCCCGCAGCCGCAGCAGATCGCGCCGCCGATCCTGGCGCTCGACCGTGCCGCCGCCGGCTATGACGGGCGGCCGGTGCTGCGCCACCTGTCGCTGCGGGTGGACATGGACGACCGCATCGCCTTGCTGGGTGCCAACGGCAACGGCAAGTCCACCCTGGCCAAGCTGATCGCCGGCCGGCTCGATCCGCTGACGGGCGAGGTTCGCCGCGGACCGAAGCTGAAGGTGGGGTATTTCGCCCAGCACCAGACCGAGGAGCTGGTGCCCGGCCAGACCCCGGTCGATCACATGGCGCGCGCCCTGCCCCGCGCCACCGAGACGCAGGTGCGGTCACAGCTCGCCCGCTTCGGCCTGGACGCAGACCGGGCCGGGACCGCCATTTCCTCGCTTTCGGGCGGCGAGAAGGCGCGGCTGCTGCTGGCGCTGGCCACCCGCGACGCGCCGCAACTGCTGATCCTCGACGAACCGACCAACCATCTCGACATCGACGCCCGCGAGGCGCTGGTGCGGGCGCTGGCCGATTTCGAGGGCGCGGTGCTGCTGATCACCCACGACCCGCACCTGGTTGAGCTGGTGGCCGACCGGCTCTGGCTGGTGGCCGACGGCACGGTCGCGCCGTTCGAGGGCGATCTCGACGATTACCGTGCCCTGCTGGCCGAGCGCGCCCGCCCGGCCAACAAGACGGAAGCCGCGCCGAGTCGGCGCGAGGACCGCCGCGAGCGCGCCGAGGCCCGCGCCGCCACCGCGCCGCTGCGCCGCCGTGCCAAGGACGCCGAGGCGCGCATGGCGAAGCTCGCCGCCGAACGGGCGAAGATCGAGGCGAAGCTGGCCGATCCGGCGCTGTATGTGCCCGGCCGCGCCGTCGAGGTCACCGCCGCGCAGACCCGGCTGGCCGCCATCGGCCGCGAGACCGAGGCGGCCGAGCTGGAATGGCTGGAAGCCGCGGAGGCGCTGGAGGCGGCCGGCAGCTAG
- the ndk gene encoding nucleoside-diphosphate kinase: MAIERTLSIIKPDATRRNLTGRINAKFEEAGLRIVAQKRLQLSVAQAEAFYAVHKDRPFYRDLVTFMVSGPVVVQALEGENAVARNREIMGATNPANAAPGTIRKEFAESIEANSVHGSDSAENAAIEVAFFFSGIEIVG; the protein is encoded by the coding sequence ATGGCGATCGAACGTACGCTCTCCATCATCAAGCCGGATGCCACGCGGCGCAACCTGACCGGCCGCATCAACGCCAAGTTCGAGGAAGCGGGCCTGCGCATCGTGGCGCAGAAGCGCCTGCAACTCTCGGTGGCCCAGGCCGAGGCGTTCTACGCCGTGCACAAGGACCGCCCCTTCTACCGCGATCTGGTGACCTTCATGGTGTCCGGCCCGGTCGTGGTGCAGGCGCTGGAAGGCGAGAACGCGGTCGCGCGCAACCGCGAGATCATGGGCGCCACCAACCCGGCCAACGCCGCCCCCGGCACCATCCGCAAGGAATTCGCCGAGAGCATCGAGGCGAATTCCGTGCATGGGTCCGATAGCGCGGAGAACGCGGCGATCGAGGTCGCGTTCTTCTTCTCCGGGATCGAGATCGTCGGCTAA
- the purN gene encoding phosphoribosylglycinamide formyltransferase has protein sequence MTTTAKRRVGILISGRGSNMTALLRAAADPAFPATIALVLSNNPDAPGLATARAAGVAAAAIDHRPFGRDRAAHEAALAAALDEAGVEVVCLAGYMRLLTPFLVGRYAGRMLNIHPSLLPGFPGLHTHARALAAGAKLHGCTVHLVTEVMDEGPILAQAAVPVLPGDDEDSLAARVLVQEHVVYPLALRSFLEGQAPHPPAEAALVNPLPATLSAAAASS, from the coding sequence GTGACCACGACGGCGAAGCGCCGCGTCGGCATCCTGATCTCCGGCCGCGGCTCCAACATGACGGCGCTGCTGCGCGCCGCCGCCGATCCCGCCTTTCCCGCCACCATCGCCCTGGTGCTGTCGAACAACCCCGATGCCCCCGGCCTTGCCACCGCGCGCGCGGCCGGCGTCGCGGCGGCGGCGATCGACCATCGCCCCTTCGGCCGCGACCGCGCCGCCCATGAAGCCGCGCTGGCGGCGGCGCTGGACGAGGCCGGCGTCGAGGTGGTCTGCCTCGCCGGCTACATGCGCCTGCTGACCCCGTTCCTGGTCGGCCGCTACGCCGGGCGCATGCTCAACATCCATCCGAGCCTGCTGCCCGGCTTCCCCGGCCTGCACACCCATGCCCGGGCACTGGCCGCCGGCGCCAAGCTGCATGGCTGCACCGTGCATCTGGTCACCGAGGTCATGGACGAAGGGCCGATCCTGGCCCAGGCGGCCGTGCCGGTGCTGCCCGGCGACGACGAGGACAGCCTCGCCGCCCGGGTCCTGGTGCAGGAACACGTGGTCTATCCGCTGGCCCTGCGCAGCTTCCTCGAAGGCCAGGCGCCCCACCCGCCGGCGGAGGCCGCGCTGGTCAATCCCCTGCCAGCAACCTTGTCAGCGGCGGCGGCGTCTTCCTAA
- the purM gene encoding phosphoribosylformylglycinamidine cyclo-ligase, whose amino-acid sequence MASMTYRGAGVDIDAGDALVERIKPLARATARAGVMGGLGGFGALFDPKAAGLRDPVLVASTDGVGTKLRIAIDTGHHDTVGIDLVAMCVNDLVVQGAEPLFFLDYFATGKLEVAQAARVIGGIAEGCRIAGCALIGGETAEMPGMYAADDYDLAGFSVGAAERDALLPRDVAPGDAVLGLASSGVHSNGFSLVRRIVTAAGADWAAPAPFAASGTLGDALLAPTRIYVKSLLALHRAGLLKAAAHITGGGLPGNLPRVLPEGTRAALDGAAWTLPPVFGWLARNGGVAAEEMLRVFNCGIGMAVVTADPDAARALLEAEGETVFTIGRIEAADPGAEPEVRIDLPTDWLA is encoded by the coding sequence ATGGCTAGCATGACCTATCGCGGAGCCGGCGTGGACATCGACGCCGGTGACGCGCTGGTGGAACGCATCAAACCCCTCGCCCGCGCCACCGCGCGCGCCGGTGTCATGGGCGGGCTTGGCGGCTTCGGCGCCCTGTTCGACCCGAAGGCGGCCGGGTTGCGCGACCCCGTGCTGGTCGCCTCGACCGATGGCGTCGGCACCAAGCTGCGCATCGCCATCGACACCGGCCACCATGACACCGTCGGCATCGACCTTGTCGCCATGTGCGTCAACGATCTCGTCGTGCAAGGGGCCGAGCCGCTGTTCTTCCTGGATTATTTCGCCACCGGCAAGCTGGAGGTGGCGCAGGCCGCGCGCGTCATCGGCGGCATCGCCGAAGGCTGCCGCATCGCCGGCTGCGCCCTGATCGGCGGCGAAACCGCCGAGATGCCGGGCATGTACGCCGCCGACGACTACGACCTCGCCGGCTTCTCCGTGGGCGCGGCCGAGCGCGACGCGCTGCTGCCGCGCGACGTCGCCCCGGGCGATGCCGTGCTCGGCCTGGCCAGCAGCGGCGTGCATTCCAACGGCTTTTCCCTGGTGCGCCGCATCGTCACCGCTGCCGGCGCCGACTGGGCCGCCCCCGCGCCCTTCGCCGCGTCCGGCACGCTCGGCGACGCGCTGCTCGCGCCCACCCGCATCTACGTGAAGTCGCTGCTGGCGCTGCACCGCGCCGGGCTGCTCAAGGCGGCCGCCCACATCACCGGCGGCGGCCTGCCCGGCAACCTGCCGCGCGTCCTGCCCGAAGGCACGCGCGCGGCGCTGGATGGCGCCGCCTGGACCCTGCCGCCGGTCTTCGGCTGGCTCGCCCGCAACGGCGGGGTGGCAGCCGAGGAAATGCTGCGGGTGTTCAATTGCGGCATCGGCATGGCCGTGGTCACGGCCGATCCGGACGCCGCCCGCGCCCTGCTGGAAGCCGAGGGCGAGACCGTCTTCACGATCGGCCGCATCGAGGCCGCCGATCCCGGCGCCGAGCCCGAGGTGCGCATCGACCTGCCAACGGACTGGCTGGCGTGA
- a CDS encoding CDP-alcohol phosphatidyltransferase family protein, with amino-acid sequence MPDGPGFERPVSNDMLTVPNVITFARLCAVPVAVWLVLRQDFAMAFWLFVAAGISDGLDGWLARRSGPTLVGTVLDPVADKALLVSMYVTLAAVRVLPDWLAILVVFRDVVIVGGVLVLGVMGQSVTIRPLLISKLNTFLQLALVAVVLLLSAFDRSWPWLSTTLIWAVAASTLASGGAYLWKGVRGQ; translated from the coding sequence ATGCCTGATGGGCCGGGATTTGAGCGTCCGGTCAGCAACGACATGCTGACCGTTCCGAATGTCATTACTTTCGCGCGGCTCTGCGCGGTGCCGGTGGCCGTATGGCTGGTGCTGCGGCAGGATTTCGCCATGGCGTTCTGGCTGTTCGTGGCGGCCGGCATCTCGGACGGGCTGGACGGGTGGCTCGCCCGCCGCAGCGGCCCGACGCTGGTGGGCACGGTGCTCGATCCGGTCGCCGACAAGGCGCTGCTGGTGTCGATGTACGTGACCCTGGCCGCGGTGCGGGTGCTGCCGGACTGGCTGGCGATCCTGGTGGTGTTCCGCGACGTGGTGATCGTGGGCGGCGTGCTGGTGCTGGGGGTGATGGGCCAGAGCGTGACCATCCGGCCCTTGCTGATTTCCAAGCTGAACACCTTCCTGCAACTGGCACTGGTCGCGGTGGTGTTGTTGCTGTCGGCGTTCGACCGGTCCTGGCCATGGCTGAGCACGACGCTGATCTGGGCGGTGGCGGCGAGTACGCTGGCCTCGGGGGGCGCTTATCTCTGGAAGGGTGTGCGGGGGCAATGA
- a CDS encoding AI-2E family transporter → MTLPVASPPILAEPPVPGPPPPPSPRGPGTTRLQRLGLLIGLLVAAWLMLQLFASVLLPFVAAAGIAYFLDPPASRLTRGGMPRGGAALLLITALVALGLLFALLLYPLILSQIGLLIGRLPAYVGSIREFATDVMARLQERLGPEYVDEKLRDLVAGQAGTMLSVVASALSRLIGGSFALFNVLSLMLVTPVVAFYLLRDWPRLVAQVDGWLPRRYAGVIRAQAREVDRILSAWLRGQALCCIILAVFYAAGLSAAGLELGLTVGLSAGMLSFIPYVGTITGAVTSIGLACAQFPTWTGVAVVTCVFIAGQLLEGYIIYPRFLGDRVELHAVWVIFALFAGGAAFGFLGVLLAVPVAATIGVLARFWLRRYLNSPLYLEPPARPGHEP, encoded by the coding sequence ATGACGTTGCCGGTGGCCTCCCCGCCGATCCTGGCCGAGCCACCCGTTCCTGGACCGCCGCCGCCACCCTCCCCGCGCGGCCCGGGCACTACCCGGCTGCAACGTCTGGGGCTGCTGATCGGCCTGCTGGTGGCGGCGTGGCTGATGCTGCAGCTCTTTGCCTCGGTGCTGCTGCCTTTCGTGGCGGCCGCCGGGATCGCCTATTTCCTCGATCCGCCGGCCAGCCGCCTGACCCGCGGCGGCATGCCGCGCGGGGGCGCGGCGCTGTTGCTGATCACCGCCCTGGTGGCCCTCGGGTTGCTGTTCGCCCTGCTGCTCTATCCGTTGATCCTGTCGCAGATCGGCCTGCTGATTGGCCGCCTGCCGGCCTATGTCGGGTCGATCCGGGAATTCGCGACCGACGTGATGGCCCGTCTGCAGGAACGGCTGGGGCCGGAATATGTCGACGAGAAGCTGCGCGACCTGGTGGCCGGGCAGGCCGGGACCATGCTCTCGGTGGTGGCGAGTGCGCTGAGCCGCCTGATCGGGGGCAGCTTCGCCCTGTTCAACGTGTTGTCGCTGATGCTGGTGACGCCGGTGGTGGCCTTCTACCTGTTGCGCGACTGGCCGCGGCTGGTGGCGCAGGTCGATGGCTGGCTGCCGCGGCGCTACGCCGGGGTGATCCGGGCGCAGGCCCGCGAGGTCGACCGCATCCTCTCGGCCTGGCTGCGGGGCCAGGCGCTCTGCTGCATCATCCTGGCGGTGTTCTATGCGGCCGGGCTGTCGGCGGCCGGGCTGGAGCTGGGGCTGACCGTCGGGTTGTCGGCGGGGATGCTGTCGTTCATTCCCTATGTCGGCACGATCACCGGCGCGGTGACCTCGATCGGGCTGGCCTGTGCCCAGTTCCCGACCTGGACCGGGGTGGCGGTGGTCACTTGCGTGTTCATCGCCGGGCAGTTGCTGGAAGGCTACATCATCTACCCTCGCTTCCTGGGGGACAGGGTGGAGCTGCACGCGGTCTGGGTGATCTTCGCGCTGTTCGCGGGCGGGGCTGCCTTCGGCTTCCTGGGCGTGCTGCTCGCGGTGCCGGTCGCGGCGACCATTGGGGTGCTGGCACGGTTCTGGCTGCGTCGTTACCTGAACAGTCCGCTGTACCTGGAGCCGCCCGCCCGCCCGGGACACGAGCCATGA
- a CDS encoding P-loop NTPase family protein, translating into MNRMPRQLALPFPHPPHHGAADFLPAGSNLAALEWLRSIGAWPQGRLALWGPEGCGKTHLLTVWAARHHGALVAGSLLSRAAAEGPPRRPVAVDDADTAPERPLLHLLNAAAEARLPVLLAGRAPPARWEVGLPDLASRLRAITAVEIGPPEDELLRRLLQLLLAEHQLAVPEPVQETLLLHLPRAQGAVREAVARLDHAALAAGGRVTRALALAVAASIDPEVAGTLPSHDVLSHSAEPASRDGIRLL; encoded by the coding sequence ATGAACCGCATGCCGCGCCAGTTGGCCTTGCCGTTCCCGCATCCGCCGCATCATGGCGCGGCCGACTTCCTGCCGGCGGGGTCCAATCTCGCCGCCCTTGAATGGTTGCGCAGTATCGGTGCCTGGCCGCAGGGGCGGCTGGCGCTGTGGGGGCCGGAGGGCTGTGGCAAGACGCATCTGCTGACCGTCTGGGCGGCGCGCCATCACGGGGCGCTGGTGGCCGGTTCGCTGCTGTCCAGGGCTGCGGCCGAGGGCCCGCCGCGGCGGCCGGTGGCGGTGGACGATGCCGACACCGCGCCGGAACGGCCGCTGCTGCATCTGCTGAACGCCGCTGCCGAGGCGCGGCTGCCGGTGTTGCTGGCCGGGCGCGCGCCGCCGGCGCGGTGGGAGGTGGGGCTGCCGGACCTGGCGAGCCGGTTGCGGGCGATCACCGCGGTGGAGATCGGCCCGCCCGAGGACGAGTTGTTGCGCCGCCTGTTGCAATTGCTGCTGGCCGAGCATCAGTTGGCCGTTCCGGAACCGGTCCAGGAGACGCTGCTGCTGCACCTGCCGCGGGCGCAGGGGGCGGTGCGGGAGGCGGTGGCGCGGCTCGATCATGCGGCGCTGGCCGCGGGCGGGCGGGTGACGCGGGCCCTGGCACTGGCGGTCGCCGCCTCGATCGATCCGGAAGTTGCCGGGACGTTGCCCTCACATGACGTTTTGTCCCATTCTGCCGAGCCGGCCTCCCGTGATGGGATCCGGCTCTTGTAG